The proteins below are encoded in one region of Elgaria multicarinata webbii isolate HBS135686 ecotype San Diego chromosome 20, rElgMul1.1.pri, whole genome shotgun sequence:
- the NECAP2 gene encoding adaptin ear-binding coat-associated protein 2, which produces MAESEAYESVLCVKPEVHVYRVPPRASNRGYRAAEWQLDQPAWSGRMRITAKGNVAYIKLEDKNSGELFAQAPVDQFPSIAVEGVTDSSRYFVIRIEDGNGRRAFIGVGFVDRGDAFDFNVALQDHFKWVKQQSELAKQAQNPDQGPKLDLGFKEGQTIKLNIANVKKKDGSSGSRLRAASSGGPSLIPPPPGGKASFGPLPGEQLLSCPAESVANLGQADASGSWPPQPPSSTTEAAADIWGDFTKASGSVSGQSQQSSGWVQF; this is translated from the exons ATGGCGGAGAGCGAGGCGTACGAGTCGGTGCTGTGCGTGAAGCCGGAGGTCCACGTCTACCGCGTGCCGCCGCGCGCCTCCAACCGGGGCTACAG GGCTGCAGAATGGCAGCTGGACCAGCCGGCCTGGAGTGGCCGGATGCGCATCACGGCCAAAGGGAACGTGGCTTACATCAAGCTGGAGGACAAGAATTCAG gaGAACTCTTTGCCCAGGCACCCGTGGACCAGTTTCCCAGCATTGCTGTGGAGGGCGTGACAGACTCCAGCCGCTACTTTGTCATTCGGATCGAGGACGGGAACG GGCGCCGGGCGTTCATTGGCGTCGGCTTTGTGGACCGAGGCGACGCCTTTGACTTCAATGTGGCGCTGCAGGACCACTTCAA GTGGGTCAAGCAGCAGAGTGAGCTGGCCAAGCAGGCCCAGAACCCAGACCAGGGCCCCAAACTGGACTTGGGCTTCAAGGAGGGGCAAACCATCAAGCTCAACATCGCG AACGTGAAGAAGAAGGACGGCTCCTCTGGGAGCAGGCTGCGAGCAGCAAGCTCAGGGGGGCCCAGCCTCATCCCGCCCCCTCCAGGAGGCAAGGCGTCCTTCGGCCCTCTGCCCGGGGAGCAGCTTCTGTCGTGCCCTGCAGAGTCCGTGGCAAATCTCGGCCAAGCAG ATGCCTCCGGATCATGGCCGCCTCAGCCCCCAAGCTCCACCACAGAAGCTGCTGCTGACATCTGGGGAGACTTCACTAAAGCTTCTGG GTCTGTCTCTGGCCAGAGTCAGCAGAGCTCCGGCTGGGTCCAGTTCTAA